CTTAAGagatttattcccatttttatcttTGATGATAACAATATACTGCAAGCTGCAGAGAGCTTTCAGAACTATCTTTTCTCCAAGTAGAGCTGAACACTGCAAATCAGTCCTtaaacttgtttttcttctgggcTCTGCATCGTAAGCTTACCCTCTGATCTACTGCTTTCATTTCCTGTCCTTTTTCTGAGTTTGCCCTCCTCCAGACAGAACTGTGGATTCATTCCTGCTGCAACACTGTCTcttttcagctttgaaaatccttaatccttcttgttttttatGATAGGAAGAGCCATTGCTGAAGTCAGTAAGACTCTTACCAGTGCATTTGACTAGATAGATGCTAGGTGCCTGTTCCAGTTTGTTTTCTATTGGCCTAGATTTATCCTTTGGGTTGTGAGTGGAGTTTAGGACAGAAGGGACAATACTGAGAACTTAAGTTACTAATTGCATCTGTATTTCTCCAAGGCCATTATGAAATGGTGGGTGTCTTTCTTGTCCTCTGCAACCTGATTGGGAGGGCATGGTTATGCTCAGGCAAGGGAATCCAGGTCACAGGATTATTGAAGAGGAACAGAAACTTGTATGGTAActgctggagagaaaaaaaaaaaaacaaaccaaccataCAAAGGAGCCATTATATCCTTACTAATAACTTGGagaaaccaaaagaaaatggaactTTGATGTGTAGAGCTAAGTTGATCTGATCTGTTCTTTTACAAACTGATCTGTCTACCCACACAGACAGGGGGCAGTAGTAGGTGCCTTTGGAACAGTATGAGAACATGGCAATCAAAGGATgggtgagtgagtgagtgagtgagtgagtgagtgagtgagtgagtgagtgagtgagtgagtgagtgagtgattTATTGAttgatttttctgtcttcatttagCAAGTTCTCTGGGTCCCTGTGTTTTGAGATGGAGGAACTTCTTGAGTCACGGGTGATGTGGTTGTCCTATAAGTGTGTGTCATATCTACTTAAACAGTGCCTTGAGGTAAAATTCAAGGAAATTATAGATGTTTCTTGGCTCCCAGGCTTGTGGAAAGCATTGTAGCTACCACAGATTTACTTTAAACTCGTATTCTGTGCAAAGCAGCCGCCTAGTAGAGTTTGCACCTTTTCCTTGCACGTGTGCAAGTATATCAGGCACTTTCTATTTGCTTTTTATACCAAAAGCAGGATACAAAGCAATATTACAGTAACCTTGTTGATGATTGAAAATTATTACTTTCTGGAAGCAATATGCAGTCCTACCTTAACATTGAGAGGAGATCTTTATCAACTTAGTTTTTCAATCTCAAGTCTTTGAAAGGCGACCTCAGAAATGGAATGTATAAAGAACCACCTTCAGTAGCATTAAGTCCTTAATTCTCTGTTGGCCTTATGGAGGGCATTCACCACTCACAGTGATCATGCTACTTCATTACTTGATATATTCAATAAATCACCAATTTAGATGTGGTATCCTTTATTTTCTGGTAGCTTGGGATTGTCATTTATACTGAGGACCTGATTCAAACTTTAGGTACATTCAGGGAACCTTCTTCCAAAGGCTGCAGCTACCTTTGGATCAAATCTCGGGTGTACTTAGGAGATATGACCTCTCTTGTTCAGCTACTGCTCCTTGGCAATTCTTTGAATGCCCTCCTGCCCAATTCCACTCACATGTCCTTTTTACTGATCTTAAATCCTTACAATTTAGTCATTCTATTTTACTGCCTCTCAAAGAATTTTCGTAATACTGTTTTGAAGCAACATGCTTCAGTTTGTGCAAGGAAAACAccaattcttttgcttttctcacTGTTCTTTCAATCATGGATGTATTAATGGCTTTGCTGTTAGAGAACTAAATACTAATTCTGTATGTATCTTATGCAAGAGTAATTGAAGATTCTTGGTGCTGATCAGCATGGTCTCATTATCTTAAAAACCCCCTTCTCTAATCTTCTTTATGTCAATGAATGATGAAAgcccataattttttttaataatttttgttgttttacaAAACAGTTCAGCTGCTGAACAATGTAATCTTTAAGTTTCTAAGCAATGCATTATCTTCCATTTATTCAGGTAGTGTTCCATCACTAGCTGCTGGCCTTTTCTTTGGGAGTTTGGCTGGACTGGGTGCTTATCAGGTCACACAGAATCCAAATAACATTTGGGTTTCTCTGAgtaagtaatttaaaattttatttgaaaaggaTTATATTTACCctatatatttaaaatgagTACCTAAAAGTCTTTGCAGAAGAGTTAAACACAGATAGTGTTACAAATCAAATTTCAGTGCTGTCTAAACTGAACTGGTGGCTGCCAGCATGCATGTGTCCTATACTGATGTGTTTGAAGGATCACAGTGCAAGGGAAGTGCTAATAAATGGATTCCTGACATATTTTTGGCTGGATCCTTGTACTTTGAGCATGCTGCAGGAAGCTGTTACATTTTGGGAAGTGGGATTCCCCTTCAGACTGACCATACCCCTAGGAGACTATTTTATTATCACAGAAAATGGCAGAGATTGTGATTGGCTTATTTTTATAAATGACAAATATGTGGAATTACAAAGGTGTTGATGCCTGGGGAGATTTTAGAGAGACACAAGCTTCAGCAATGCTGTTTCTTCCTTCTCAGACTTGGAGCTTCCCTTCCCCCCGATTTGAGAAGGTAACTGTGAAGATTTACTGCTTAGTCAGTGTTTAAAGAGCCACCACTGACTACAgcattttttctctgaagcagtGACAGAGCATCTGTCTCTGACATGTGAAAGTCAGAAGTGAAAGGGGAAGGCCCAGTATTTCTCTTCACTTCAGCTTTGCTTACAGGCAATCCACTTCCACACCTCCTGGCCAGGCCAAAAGCTGTGCATGGTCAAGCCTTAATAACTTAATAAACTACTGATACAGCAAGCTGAAGAAGTGTGAGGTCAAGTGTTTTCCCAAATGTGAGAGACAGATGCATTTCTGTAGCTCAGTAGCATATGGAGTCTTTTCCTCTTCGTGCTTTAATGTTTTTGAAGAAGAtgtgttctgctgctgtttgaaacaaaatttcattttgagaTGTGCATATTTTGAAGCTAGGCTATTAATTAGAGCTTGAAGCAttttaatactgaaatatttttgttttgttttatgttgGACTATGGTCTCAGTCTCTTACATATCGCATTATGTGAGATTAGTAAGTGACAATATTTTGTCTGATGTTAGGTAGGAAGGATGTCATGGCTAGGACTGAAGATGAACTGGATCCTGCAGGACCAGTCATCACATAGAAGCAATGGCAGGGGATAAAAGAGTTGTTGGAACAATGTGTGTAGCTGTTACCACTTGATGCAGATGCATACTAAGGATGAGGATGCTATCAGCGTATGTTTCCCTTATAGTTTTTTAGTATTCAGTCTTTATTTGAGATACCATGTTCTGGGACTGTCCTTTCTGTCTTACTGAGACAGTGAAAGTACCTGGCTCCTGTCTCTGTGTCAGGTGGTCAGGGATAAATAATTCTCACCTTAGTAATGCTTAGCACACTCCCCTTTTGAAGTCAAAATAACAAATTAGTTACAAATTAGATAACAAATTAGTTAATTCTCAGAATTACTACAAAATAAACATGATGCTACATGTTAGACATTACTACAAGTTAGACAaattctctctcccttttttgaGAAGTGAGGGAATTATGTGCACAAGTTTAGTGATTAGCCTGTGTGTGGAAGGAGTGAGTTCTGGAGCACTGTATCATAAATTATTGTCAGTCTCAAAAAGAGCacattttggaaaacaaatttgAGAAGTATGTGCAGAAGGATATGGAGTGCACTATCTGCTAGAACTTGATATAGAATACTTACTCTTTACAAACtgaggcattttaaaatttacacAATTTATTGACTCTCTTAGTCCATTAAGTGAAGTAACCctgtttctctttttacttGATGCTGCTActtcttctctctgttcttttagtttttaattatgtttttccCACACATACATCTCTGCTGACTGGACTGTACAATCTCTCATTTAAGTTACATCTGGAGCACTGACTGCTGTCATGGGAACAAGATTTTACCATTCCAGAAAATTCATGCCTGCAGGGCTAATTGCTGGTGTCAggtacaatatttttttaacctccTGTGTGTGATTTCTTATTCACTTCATTAAACTGAGATGGAGTGAATCATATTTTGTGTATTATTTTTGTTCCCATGCATCACTTGGATGAAGTATCTGAAAGTGAATTGACAAATTGTTGGTTTTATTGTTAAATtatatgtttttttccctttaaacaGTTTGATAATGGTTGGAAGATTAGCACTGAAGATGTtggaaaaaccccaggaaaagtAACTGTTAATTTTACATCTTAGTATTTGGAAAAGGAAACCTGATCATGAAATTGCATGAATGCAGAAGTGAGAAGATGGAAAAATTTTCTGCATCAATCTTTTTTTGTAAGGGGGAGTACAATGATGGGACAGATAGTTTATATATGAGGTAGAGCTCTTTGTGTATAGAGAGAAATGGGTCCTGGGTTTGATTTTTCTGGCATGTTTCAATGTATTTTAACACTTTCAGGTTTTTATATCACAAAATATACTTCTGACATGTatgaagcagagagaaaatatcCTGTAATTAAGAAAATATCCACAAAGAGGCACCAGGAGTAACTGGCTAAATACAATAGTGTGTCTCAAACCTTTTATACTGAGTATTATGGTGTGCTGTACCTGTTGCATTCTGAATTGATATACCATGTCTTTATAATGTCCAACAGATCTTGCCTTTTTATTGTGAAATGATGCTAGAACGATGCTTTTCTATAAGTAAAATTTGTTACAAACCTttatttggcctttttttttttttatcaatttCTGTGTTGGGGAACAGGGCTATTTTTTTCACCTTGTTTTCTCAGTGGCAGTCCTTGCAGTGGACTGTTAGTGTCCAAGTGCTGTCTTTCAATgatatttaaaaatcactttataAATGGAAGGACAGAAGATTAAATTATGGGCCTTCATTAACATTTCATTTAAGAAGTTGTTTGAAAGGAACTTACCCTGAGGATTAATTGAGATTTGTGCTAGATTAAATGAACAGTTGAATGTGATCTAGACTGTGCAACTGTAATAAAATACCCTAACACTATGTAATTCTGTTCTTACAGGCTTATTTGACAATAGAATGtatcagcattttatttttatctcttagGAGAGGGGCTGTGCCTCTCCAACTCTGTCTTTACTAGGAAACCCTGGAGTCAGGAGGGTTCCTTGTTCTGCTGTGATGCCTGAGGACTGAAGTGTGGAAGAGGCATCAGTGGCATCTGGTGCTTTTGTTGTCACTCCATCCTTGATTGCTTCTCCTGCACTGAGTCTTGCAGTTCTGTTAGTGCAGacacagctcacctgggcttAGCATTGTGATGGAAGGGAGCGGCAAGAAATGTGTGAAAGAAATTCCTTTATCAGCCTATTCTTTAGTGATACATAATTATTGATAAATTAGTATTCTTACCGAGTGTAACTCTGTTTTAAAGTTCTATTTTATGTAGTGACTATTTAGGATTTTACTTTGGGACCTTTGTACCACTGATTATATCAGAACCTTGTCAACTGCTTAACATGATAATGGCAAAGCAGGTTTAAATTAGCTACATCTTACACACTTTCCATTTTGTAGTGTTTAAAGGAATTTGTAAAAATTGCCTCAAACTGCATAAAGCAGATAGCAAACTACATAATTTCTCCATTTTGGTGGTCACTTCAGTGcttgtatttccttttctgaataTGGCATTTAGTAGTATTGAGTCAGAGTGACATTTCTACTGATGTGAGTCAATGGTCGCCCACATGGTAGTAGACAGGAAGCTATTGTAGTAGAAAGTAGTAATTACAAGCAGACCTATAGATGTTGGGCCACTTGTGCTGTGTGTTATCAATTCTCTTAGCAAAAGTTACAAAATTGATTCCAGGTTTTTGAATCTATTTCATATTGTAACCTCTCTTTAGGTTTCCAGGCACCTAATCTCTAAATAACCTGATCTGTACCGGATGAATCTCCAGGGAGCAACACTGAAAACATGTTAAAGCATGTCTGAAATTCTAGTCTCAGTTAAATCGGTCTCTTTTGACTATACTTTAAGCAAAATCTAACAGAAGTTTTGTAATTAccttttttatgtatttaaatcACCCCATGTAATTGAATGGAAAATTCTGTCATTGGTACAGAATTTTCTTGAGCCATTCAAGAATTAAAGACATAAATATCCTTTTTCCAGGCTGCCCCTGCTTTTAGTCTGATTGTTAGCTACTTCTAAAAGATTtctttctggggttttttccaactGAGAGTGGTCTCCATGTAAATTGAGATAATTGCTTTTGCATTAAATCCACTGTGGCTATGCCATGGCTTGAGTGGAGCTTCATGTTATGAGTCACCTTGTACATGGATTTTGGAAAGAATGATTGAGTTATTTTTGGGAAATGAACTGCTAAAATAACTCTTAAATTAAGGCTGCTTGTTCAAAGCAcactctgaagaaaaaaatattagtttaaTATTTCTTACAGTTTCAACTGTCAGCACAAGCTGAAATgaatagtgatttttttttaaagatccaGGAACAGGAAACTAGTTTTACTATACACATACTGAGTCACCAGGACTCAACAACTCAGAGTTTAATCACACATCCAGAACATTACAGAattgagagaagaaaagaatttaagTTGTCAAATCCTCGTTCCTAGAGTAAGGGCCCAGGTCCTTCATTCCACATCTACATGCCTGATAGAAACTGGGTGGCAAGAGGAGTTGTCAGGTACCCCTCTCTTGAGTGGCTTGCTCAGGACCAGAGGAGGGAATTTTCTAATCACTTTGATAGGTAAGGGATCTCTTGAAAGTAGGAATTTGCCctaaattttgtaatttttgtgtAATCCTGTCTTTTTAACAGCACTTGCTTACCTTAAGTCCTGGAAAGTGAGAGATGTTGGACTCCCTTCAGTTCCTGCTCTGGATGGGTTCAAGTTCCCTTCCCAAGGAAGGGCTCCTTGCCTCAGACTGTGGGGTATCCTGCAGGGAGAATGTTGACAGGGGAAGTCATGCCACAGCTGAGAACAGTTGGCAAAGCTCCTGGGATCTGTGGGAAAAGGATcaactatttttaaagtcttcttTTAAAGCTAGGTACTAACTGGCAAAAATGCAGAAACATCCTGAAGCTGAGCGATGGAACTCAGATTCCTCTCTGCCCAGAGTGGACAACCTGGATTTCACCTACATATTTACTTCTGATTAACTCCAGGCTGTCTAAGTCAGGATCTTCCCTCTGGTGCTCCAATTGCTGACATTGAGGCAGCATCACATACATACAGGTTTGGAATGTTACAGAGCACCCAATTAGTGAAAATGTGAGCAAATATTTTGGGGGCAGGGTCAAAATATTGAACAATTGGGTGTCTCAGTTATGGCTTAATCTTTACAGGTACAACACTGAGACCTCTAGTTCAGCAGTAACATACTCAGGCTCAAGTGCACCACTGGGTTGAGGTTACTTAGGTTGTGATGGATATCACAACCTaagctgctcttcccagctgaTGTGACATTTGCAGGTAGCAAAAATCTCTTTAATTTAGTACAAATGTGTGCCATAGTGTAAGAATTCAGGCAATGTTACACTAGTAGTATGGGCAACTGTCTTTCATAAGCCAGCAAAGGAGAATGAGAGGTGGATGAAAGATGTTTCAAGTGGAATGGTTTAGAAGGGAAGTAGTCATGTGCTGTCCTACTTTATCACTTGTTCTAAGAATATGGCATAAGCCTGTTTTAATGCAAAGCGAGTCCCCTAACTCTTGTTCTGCTGCAGGCTTTGAAAGTGCAATTTGCCATGTCCCAGTTCTGTCAGTCattgtgctgggagctgttggCACTCTGTCATCACCAGCTGAGGGTCAGTCTGTGCTGAAACTAATATGGCCTGAAGTATTACACAATTATCCTTTTGTGGTGTTAAAATTGCTGGCTTCTTGGCATTATAGTCATGCTTTCTGACTGCACAGCTTAATCACCTGGAAAAATGGGAGGGGGAAACAAAGGTCAGGAGAACCTCCAAGCAGTTATGACATGAGGAGGAAAGGCTTTGTTTCTCCACAATCCCTACAATTAAGAATGGAAAAATGTTGTGTCAGTAATAGCACAGAAGCATCTGCCCTCATCTCCTCTCCTGCTTCCTTGAAATGCCATGATGGAACAGATCAAAGTGCTTATGTTTTTATGCAATATTCCCAGCTCAGTCCAGTGCACAACTGACTTTGGGTGTTCCCTTTAGTCTTTTTGTGCTTCTCTTCtgaactctgaaatggagataatgTTTTCTGTATCCTTTCCCTGTCTGTCTTTTACATTGCTGTCTTACACTGTGTGTGGCATAAAATgttccctgccccaggagcaagAATTGGTAGCTGGAACTGATACTGTTTCAGCACTGGTAGTTCATACAGTGGTTTGATACTCTTTTAGAAAAACCCTAacgagaaaaaaaaatggtacaGCTAAAGTCTATTTGCCTTATTTCATCAAATGTTAGGATTTGCTAATATATTGCTATTGTATTTTTGAGATCCTGTCCTGCAAGCATGGTAACTAAGTGGGATTGAGCCTTAGTGCTAAtatttagaatcatagaatattctcAGTTGGAGGAGACCCGTGAGGATCATTGAGTACAATTCCTGACTCCACAAAGAACAACCGAAAAGTGAAACTATATATCTAAGATCATTGTACAAGTGCTTATTGAACAGCAACAGCTTTGGGACCATCACCACTTCCCTGAGATCTTGTTCCAGTGCTTGGCCACCCCTTCATTGAAGAACAATCCTCTCCATCTCCATGtccatctccatctcctctttatctctctttcatttttctttgtccttttttctctttgttttttctgcttttccttttttcttctgattccccccttttattcttttcccccttccccccaccttttcttttttttttcttttttcctcccccccccccccccccccccactttttttgtaatttttttcccattttctcctcggtgcttgtttgtttgttttccctggttttgtttCCCCCTTGTTTGCCTGCCAGGCGgtggctggctgtgctggcaatGCAGAGGGTTTGGCAGCTTTGCAGCGCGCAGAGCCGGGAGAGGGCGGCAGCGCGGCTCCGATGCGGCCGCTGTCAGCCGGGGGAGAAAAACACCCCGCCCACCCCGAGACGTGGAGACAAGGATAAATAATAATCAACCCAATTCCAATTTAGGGTTTGCCCACTTGTCGCTATCTGACCTGGAACGCCAAATGCTGGAACACAAATGCTTGGCTCTCTCAGCTGAATAGGTCTTTAGCTTCTTTATTACCTTTGTGCTGGCCTGaggaatgaaaggaaatgatCCTGGGGCAAAAGGCTTTTCTCACCAAGCATACTGTGCAATCCAATGGTCGTGCTGCTAAGGAGCTGATAATAATCGCGCgaggaatgaaaataaaacccttcTGCCACTCTTCTTACACCCCCTGAAGGAAATCACTTATCTGTACTGGAAGATCAGCCCGGTCTTTCTCACCTATTTACAGCAAGAAACAAAATCTGCCGGTTGTCAGCCTGATTCACAAGCAGAAGAGATTTAGCAGGACAGGCTTCCTTCTCTAAGCATTTTTAGAAAACACATAAGCGTT
This Haemorhous mexicanus isolate bHaeMex1 chromosome 1, bHaeMex1.pri, whole genome shotgun sequence DNA region includes the following protein-coding sequences:
- the LOC132330236 gene encoding transmembrane protein 14C-like; its protein translation is MAVDWLGFGYAALVASGGIIGYAKAGSVPSLAAGLFFGSLAGLGAYQVTQNPNNIWVSLITSGALTAVMGTRFYHSRKFMPAGLIAGVSLIMVGRLALKMLEKPQEK